The proteins below come from a single Terriglobales bacterium genomic window:
- a CDS encoding amylo-alpha-1,6-glucosidase, translating to GAHAEKAKGYREQGTGDREFGDAGLFAIPPKPAVTELSSPGSPTFPASVLNTLERSKRDLAALRLFDLDSRDDEGGTWIPAAGLPTYVGLFGRDCLASTWQASLLSTAMMRGSLLQLPRTQGAKIDDWRDEQPGRFVHELHTDPRSVLNFAPHGRYYGGVTGSIYYPVVASAVWHWTGNKDLVRKYINPALAGLAWADKYLRGDGGFYRYCTRSSQGEKNQGWKDSNDAIVHSDGSQVKDPLGTCEMQAFVYASKMHLAEMLWWLDDPKTALQLYHEAEELKKRFNDFFWMTDAEYIGMAIDSKKRLVRSVASDPGHCLASGIVDDSLAARVADRIMQPDMFSGWGVRTLSADHPAFNPFSYHRGSVWPVENAVFVLAFARYGLHDKMQKLARAMFETAEIFKYRRLPEVFAGHQRDEEHPFPGMYPKANWPQAWSASAPFTVMQALLGIFPYAPLHTLFLDPWLPEWLPEFSIENMSIGDARVSLRFTRDRDGQTHYKVTDLKGKLHVIRQPSPWSLTAGFGERVKDAITSLLPKAS from the coding sequence GGAGCACACGCAGAGAAGGCAAAAGGGTACAGGGAACAGGGGACAGGGGACAGGGAGTTCGGCGATGCCGGGCTTTTTGCGATTCCGCCAAAACCTGCGGTTACGGAACTTAGTTCTCCTGGATCGCCTACCTTTCCCGCATCGGTACTCAATACCTTGGAACGGTCGAAACGCGATCTTGCCGCATTGCGGCTGTTTGACCTGGATTCCCGTGATGACGAAGGCGGTACCTGGATTCCCGCTGCGGGTCTGCCTACCTACGTTGGCCTGTTTGGGCGCGACTGTCTCGCATCCACATGGCAGGCGTCGCTTCTGAGCACGGCGATGATGCGCGGCTCGCTCCTGCAACTACCGAGGACGCAAGGGGCAAAGATTGACGACTGGCGCGACGAGCAGCCCGGACGTTTTGTCCACGAGCTGCACACTGATCCACGCTCCGTGCTCAACTTCGCGCCGCATGGCCGCTACTACGGAGGTGTTACAGGCTCGATTTATTATCCGGTCGTCGCTTCGGCAGTGTGGCACTGGACCGGCAACAAAGATTTAGTGCGGAAGTACATCAACCCTGCGCTTGCCGGACTTGCCTGGGCAGACAAATACTTGCGCGGCGACGGTGGTTTTTACCGCTACTGCACACGTTCCAGCCAGGGAGAAAAGAATCAAGGCTGGAAGGATTCGAACGACGCAATTGTTCACTCCGACGGATCACAGGTGAAAGACCCGTTGGGCACCTGCGAGATGCAGGCTTTCGTTTACGCTTCGAAAATGCATCTGGCGGAAATGCTGTGGTGGCTCGACGATCCCAAAACGGCACTCCAGCTCTATCACGAAGCCGAAGAGTTGAAGAAACGCTTTAATGATTTCTTCTGGATGACCGATGCCGAGTACATCGGGATGGCGATCGACTCGAAGAAGCGCCTGGTCCGATCAGTCGCTTCCGATCCGGGACACTGCCTGGCTTCCGGCATCGTCGATGATTCTCTCGCTGCTCGCGTTGCCGATCGCATCATGCAGCCCGATATGTTCTCCGGCTGGGGAGTGCGTACACTCTCTGCGGATCATCCGGCGTTCAATCCATTCTCGTATCATCGCGGATCGGTATGGCCGGTTGAGAACGCCGTCTTCGTGCTGGCCTTCGCGCGTTACGGCCTGCACGACAAAATGCAGAAGCTGGCGCGAGCCATGTTCGAGACTGCCGAGATATTCAAGTACCGCCGCCTGCCCGAGGTCTTCGCCGGCCACCAGCGCGACGAGGAGCATCCCTTTCCGGGAATGTATCCGAAAGCAAACTGGCCGCAGGCGTGGTCGGCTTCGGCGCCGTTCACGGTGATGCAAGCTTTGTTGGGAATCTTCCCTTATGCGCCGCTGCACACGTTGTTTCTTGATCCCTGGCTGCCGGAATGGCTGCCGGAGTTTTCAATCGAGAACATGAGCATAGGTGATGCACGCGTGAGTCTGCGCTTCACTCGCGACAGAGATGGCCAAACGCACTACAAAGTCACGGATCTCAAGGGCAAGCTGCACGTGATTCGCCAGCCAAGTCCGTGGTCGCTCACCGCAGGCTTTGGTGAGCGAGTGAAGGACGCCATCACGAGTCTGCTGCCAAAAGCAAGCTAG